In Streptomyces chartreusis, the following proteins share a genomic window:
- a CDS encoding ABC transporter substrate-binding protein: MRSRVGRAMTAAVLGGLLATGCGSGSDEKASAAAGKGDSADPVTVTDCAGAETTFTATPKRIVTSNASSLELLLRLGAGDKVVGTGFPPGRGTLPDELDAQARQVKVLSETVIPKEKLLGSGADLYIDTFASMNMGGGMGDAPTEAEFKAAGIQHIFLKSTACAAQSKSPVTDLSAVEDDITSLGAVTGTSARAAELVAGMKQKVDAVHKAVGGTPERKRPTYFFFDYDAGTKQPMAVCNRQVANAVITLAGARNVFADCDGDYKQVGWEDVIAKNPDWIQLAVRDRGSEAANDKAYDEARRWLETNSATKGLKAVEKGRFLRIGSERTTIGGVANAETVEQIAKTLYPGKVG; this comes from the coding sequence ATGCGTTCTCGTGTGGGGCGGGCCATGACGGCCGCGGTGCTCGGCGGCCTGCTGGCGACCGGCTGCGGAAGCGGGAGCGACGAGAAGGCGAGCGCCGCCGCCGGCAAGGGCGACTCCGCGGACCCGGTCACCGTCACCGACTGCGCGGGCGCCGAGACCACCTTCACCGCGACCCCGAAGCGCATCGTCACCAGCAACGCCTCCAGCCTCGAACTGCTGCTCCGGCTCGGCGCCGGGGACAAGGTGGTCGGCACCGGCTTCCCGCCGGGCAGGGGCACCCTGCCGGACGAACTCGACGCGCAGGCCCGGCAGGTGAAGGTCCTCAGCGAGACCGTGATCCCGAAGGAGAAGCTGCTCGGCTCCGGCGCCGACCTGTACATCGACACCTTCGCGTCGATGAACATGGGCGGCGGCATGGGGGACGCGCCGACCGAGGCCGAGTTCAAGGCCGCCGGCATCCAGCACATCTTCCTCAAGTCCACGGCGTGCGCGGCTCAGAGCAAGAGCCCGGTCACCGACCTGTCCGCCGTCGAGGACGACATCACCTCACTCGGCGCCGTCACCGGCACCAGCGCCCGGGCCGCGGAACTCGTCGCCGGCATGAAGCAGAAGGTGGACGCCGTCCACAAGGCGGTCGGCGGCACGCCCGAGCGGAAGCGGCCCACGTACTTCTTCTTCGACTACGACGCCGGCACCAAGCAGCCCATGGCCGTCTGCAACCGCCAGGTCGCCAACGCCGTCATCACGCTGGCCGGGGCACGCAACGTCTTCGCCGACTGCGACGGTGACTACAAGCAGGTCGGCTGGGAGGACGTGATCGCGAAGAACCCGGACTGGATCCAGCTCGCGGTGCGCGATCGGGGCAGCGAGGCCGCCAACGACAAGGCCTACGACGAGGCCCGCAGGTGGCTGGAGACGAACTCCGCGACCAAGGGCCTGAAGGCCGTCGAGAAGGGCCGGTTCCTGCGCATCGGCTCCGAGCGCACCACCATCGGCGGGGTCGCCAACGCCGAGACCGTCGAGCAGATCGCGAAGACCCTGTACCCCGGCAAGGTCGGCTGA
- a CDS encoding FecCD family ABC transporter permease, which produces MLDTLVRRKSAADPHERQRTRVPAAPLAVTLTLALLAALTAAVSWGSTNIPAGEVWGVVLRRLSGQAPRPGTDDLIVWQLRVPRALLAALVGAGLGLVGTAMQALVRNPLADPYFLGISNGASLGAVAAIVLGLGAGGTLGLGLSGAAFAGALATFALVWAVARRRGGFAPLRLVLAGVAIGQFLSGFTSYLVLQAGDEQQTHSVLFWLMGSLSGASWPLLAAPAVAVPVTLVWLQARARGLNALIMGDETAAGLGVDATRLRRELFTLTSLLTGVLVAVSGAIAFVALMVPHACRLIVGGDHRRLLPVSALFGALLLVVVDIVCRVAMDTQELPVGVVTSLIGAPALLYLLDRRLGSGS; this is translated from the coding sequence GTGCTCGACACCCTGGTGCGCAGGAAGAGCGCGGCGGATCCGCACGAGCGCCAACGGACGCGCGTGCCCGCCGCGCCGCTGGCAGTCACCCTGACCCTGGCGCTGCTCGCCGCCCTCACCGCCGCCGTGTCCTGGGGCTCGACGAACATCCCGGCCGGCGAGGTGTGGGGCGTCGTACTGCGGCGCCTGTCCGGCCAGGCGCCGCGCCCCGGCACCGACGACCTGATCGTGTGGCAACTCCGGGTGCCCCGCGCCCTGTTGGCGGCACTGGTCGGCGCGGGCCTCGGTCTCGTCGGCACGGCGATGCAGGCCCTCGTGCGCAACCCGCTGGCCGACCCGTACTTCCTGGGCATCTCCAACGGGGCCTCCCTCGGAGCGGTCGCCGCGATCGTGCTCGGCCTCGGCGCGGGCGGCACGCTCGGGCTCGGACTGTCGGGCGCGGCGTTCGCGGGTGCCCTCGCCACCTTCGCGCTGGTGTGGGCGGTGGCCCGGCGCCGGGGCGGATTCGCTCCGCTGCGGCTGGTGCTGGCGGGCGTGGCGATCGGGCAGTTCCTGTCGGGGTTCACCAGCTATCTGGTGCTCCAGGCGGGCGACGAGCAGCAGACCCACAGCGTCCTGTTCTGGCTCATGGGCAGTCTGAGCGGCGCGAGCTGGCCGCTGCTCGCCGCCCCCGCCGTCGCCGTACCCGTCACCCTGGTGTGGCTCCAGGCCCGTGCCCGGGGCCTGAACGCGCTGATCATGGGCGACGAGACCGCGGCCGGCCTAGGCGTCGACGCCACCCGGCTGCGCCGGGAACTGTTCACCCTCACCAGCCTGTTGACCGGCGTGCTCGTCGCCGTCTCCGGCGCCATCGCCTTCGTCGCGCTCATGGTGCCGCACGCCTGCCGCCTGATCGTCGGCGGTGACCACCGCCGCCTGCTGCCGGTCTCGGCACTGTTCGGCGCGCTGCTGCTGGTCGTCGTCGACATCGTGTGCCGCGTCGCCATGGACACCCAGGAGCTGCCCGTCGGCGTGGTCACGTCCCTCATCGGGGCACCGGCGCTGCTGTATCTGCTGGACCGGCGCCTGGGGAGCGGCAGTTGA
- a CDS encoding MFS transporter, giving the protein MRDRWVLVAVAGALSFVAMLDMNIVNVALADISTGLRVSDATAQWAVLGYQLPVVALLLPVGRWLDGAGTRPALLTATAGFATCGALAALAPWAVWLTAARIGQGVCAAVLFVLMPVLVIRAVRPEVRGRAMSVPATLGPLGAMTGPAVGGLLVDHLGWRWVFLVKLPVCLLALVLAWRAMPDDGPLRAPDRRFFADTLLVGGGLAALLLALTAGTGSPPWALLALASLMPLWWWLRGPGGRPVTGVLRAAGLFRAHGAVLALAAAFAAMHYVVALHLQQDKGVSATTTGLTVLAFPLGMGLAGPLGGRLADRYGLRPLAVTGAALTAAGLLLLIPLGDDWSPPDVAWRLALAGFGMGLNGGPTQALVMAAAPPRRIATVGSTVQVARSLGFTLGPALATTAWALAGTGDGARAGLILAAVAACLAVPLLAPPGRPGASVPEQATDTVPN; this is encoded by the coding sequence GTGAGGGACCGCTGGGTTCTCGTGGCCGTCGCGGGCGCGCTGTCGTTCGTGGCCATGCTCGACATGAACATCGTCAACGTGGCGCTGGCCGACATCTCCACGGGACTGCGTGTCTCGGACGCGACGGCGCAATGGGCGGTGCTCGGCTACCAACTCCCGGTCGTCGCCCTGCTGTTGCCGGTCGGCCGCTGGCTGGACGGCGCCGGCACACGGCCCGCGCTGCTGACGGCGACTGCCGGCTTCGCGACCTGCGGCGCGCTGGCCGCCCTGGCTCCGTGGGCGGTCTGGCTGACGGCGGCCCGCATCGGGCAGGGCGTGTGCGCGGCGGTGCTGTTCGTGCTGATGCCGGTGCTGGTGATCAGGGCCGTGCGCCCCGAGGTCCGCGGTCGGGCGATGAGCGTGCCCGCGACGCTCGGCCCGCTCGGCGCCATGACGGGACCGGCGGTCGGCGGGCTGCTCGTGGACCACCTCGGCTGGCGCTGGGTCTTCCTGGTCAAGCTCCCGGTCTGCCTGCTCGCCCTTGTGCTGGCCTGGCGGGCGATGCCCGACGACGGCCCGTTGCGCGCCCCGGACCGGCGGTTCTTCGCCGACACGCTGCTCGTCGGCGGTGGGTTGGCCGCGTTGCTGCTCGCCCTCACTGCCGGAACCGGCAGTCCGCCGTGGGCTCTGCTCGCGCTCGCCTCGCTGATGCCGCTGTGGTGGTGGCTGCGCGGGCCCGGTGGCCGTCCGGTGACCGGAGTCCTGCGCGCGGCGGGGTTGTTCCGGGCGCACGGCGCGGTCCTCGCACTGGCGGCCGCGTTCGCCGCCATGCACTACGTCGTCGCCCTGCACCTCCAGCAGGACAAGGGCGTCAGCGCCACCACGACCGGCCTGACCGTGCTCGCCTTCCCGCTCGGCATGGGGCTGGCCGGACCGCTCGGCGGCCGGCTCGCGGACCGGTACGGCCTGCGGCCCCTCGCGGTCACCGGTGCCGCCCTCACCGCTGCCGGCCTCCTGCTGCTGATCCCCCTCGGCGACGACTGGTCCCCGCCGGACGTGGCCTGGCGGCTCGCGCTGGCCGGCTTCGGCATGGGGCTGAACGGCGGCCCGACACAGGCCCTGGTCATGGCCGCGGCCCCGCCGCGGCGCATCGCCACCGTCGGCTCCACGGTCCAGGTCGCCCGCAGCCTCGGCTTCACCCTCGGCCCCGCCCTCGCCACCACGGCGTGGGCCCTGGCCGGGACCGGCGACGGCGCGCGGGCCGGGCTGATCCTCGCCGCCGTGGCCGCCTGCCTCGCCGTACCCCTGCTCGCGCCGCCCGGCCGGCCCGGCGCCTCCGTGCCCGAGCAGGCCACCGACACCGTCCCGAACTGA
- the asnB gene encoding asparagine synthase (glutamine-hydrolyzing) has translation MCGITGWASFHHDAGTQAPVIEAMTAELSPRGPDAGGVWLGERAAIGHRRLAVIDLEGGAQPMTDRPHAPTAVLGYSGEVYNHHELRAELRGRGHRFRTRSDTEVVLRAYEEWGDGLADHLDGMFAFAVWDEHAQRLLLVRDRLGVKPLFWAAVDGGLAFASEPKALFRHPELRPRVDADGLREAYSLLFNTGPTVWSGVREVEPGGLLVLDRDGIRERRYWQLEAGTHEDDRDTTVERIGELVGAAARNQLEADVPLCSLLSGGIDSTVLTALLADELRLREGPDARIRSYAVDYSDQAEHFTGDILRTGHDTPYAVEAGAFIGTDHSTVVLDPRALLDPEHRRAVVVARDSPIGVGDMDTSLYLLFGEIRRHSTVALSGEAADEVFGGYPWFHNPRALAADTFPWLLVTGDEAAMPLNPELGLRIGEFRDDTYRTALAAVPHLDGESPVEHRQREMQHLSLTRWLRQLLHRKDRLSMARGLEVRVPYCDHRLVQYAFDVPWALKSFDGREKSLLRAAGAGLAPASVLHRPKNHYPATHHPDYNRGLQDLARDALSVEQVRALADESRIKPCLDIPPEQLEWGHRLRLERVVDLALWLDHHRPELAL, from the coding sequence ATGTGCGGAATCACCGGCTGGGCGTCGTTCCACCACGACGCCGGCACCCAGGCCCCGGTCATCGAGGCCATGACCGCCGAGCTGTCCCCGCGCGGCCCCGACGCCGGCGGCGTGTGGCTGGGGGAGCGGGCCGCGATCGGCCACCGCCGGCTGGCCGTCATCGACCTCGAAGGCGGCGCACAGCCTATGACCGACCGGCCGCACGCTCCCACGGCCGTCCTGGGCTACAGCGGAGAGGTCTACAACCATCACGAGCTGCGCGCCGAACTCCGCGGCCGCGGACACCGGTTCCGCACCCGCAGCGACACCGAGGTCGTGCTGCGGGCCTACGAGGAATGGGGCGACGGGCTCGCCGACCACCTGGACGGCATGTTCGCGTTCGCCGTCTGGGACGAGCACGCCCAGCGGCTGCTCCTCGTCCGTGACCGGCTCGGCGTCAAACCGCTGTTCTGGGCGGCCGTCGACGGCGGTCTGGCCTTCGCCTCCGAGCCCAAGGCCCTCTTCCGGCACCCCGAGTTGCGGCCCCGGGTGGACGCGGACGGGCTCCGGGAAGCGTACAGCCTGCTGTTCAACACCGGGCCGACCGTATGGTCCGGCGTACGGGAGGTGGAGCCGGGCGGCCTGCTCGTCCTCGACCGCGACGGCATTCGCGAACGCCGCTACTGGCAGCTGGAGGCCGGCACGCACGAGGACGACCGGGACACCACCGTCGAGCGGATCGGCGAGCTGGTCGGCGCGGCCGCCCGCAATCAGCTGGAGGCCGACGTCCCGCTGTGCAGCCTGCTCTCCGGCGGCATCGACTCCACCGTCCTGACCGCCCTCCTCGCCGACGAACTCCGGCTGCGCGAGGGCCCGGACGCCCGGATCCGCTCCTACGCCGTCGACTACAGCGACCAGGCCGAGCACTTCACCGGCGACATCCTGCGCACCGGCCACGACACCCCGTACGCCGTCGAGGCGGGCGCGTTCATCGGCACCGACCACAGCACCGTCGTACTGGATCCGCGCGCCCTGCTCGACCCCGAGCACCGCAGGGCCGTCGTCGTGGCCCGCGACTCACCGATCGGCGTCGGCGACATGGACACCTCGCTGTACCTGCTGTTCGGGGAGATAAGGCGGCACTCCACCGTTGCCCTGTCCGGGGAGGCCGCCGACGAGGTCTTCGGCGGCTACCCCTGGTTCCACAACCCCAGGGCGCTCGCCGCCGACACCTTTCCCTGGCTGCTGGTCACCGGCGACGAGGCCGCCATGCCGCTCAACCCCGAACTCGGCCTGCGCATCGGCGAGTTCCGCGACGACACCTACCGCACCGCGCTGGCCGCCGTGCCCCACCTCGACGGCGAGAGCCCCGTCGAGCACCGGCAGCGCGAGATGCAGCACCTCTCACTGACCCGCTGGCTGCGCCAACTCCTGCACCGCAAGGACCGGTTGAGCATGGCCCGGGGGCTGGAGGTCCGCGTCCCGTACTGCGACCACCGGCTCGTCCAGTACGCCTTCGACGTGCCCTGGGCGCTGAAGAGCTTCGACGGCCGGGAGAAGAGCCTGCTGCGCGCCGCCGGAGCGGGACTCGCCCCCGCCTCCGTGCTGCACCGCCCCAAGAACCACTACCCGGCCACCCACCACCCCGACTACAACCGCGGACTTCAGGACCTGGCCCGTGACGCCCTGTCCGTCGAACAGGTCCGGGCCCTCGCCGACGAGTCCCGCATCAAGCCCTGCCTCGACATCCCGCCGGAACAGCTGGAGTGGGGCCACCGCCTCCGCCTCGAACGCGTCGTCGACCTCGCCCTGTGGCTGGACCACCACCGGCCCGAACTCGCCCTCTGA
- a CDS encoding ABC transporter ATP-binding protein — protein sequence MRIDIEDLHVAYDGRTVVAGAQLVAAEGEITGLVGPNGSGKSTLLRTVYRHLKPAAGRVLLSGADLRRLSPAEAARHVAALPQERGGDFELTVREVVAMGRTPYKRAFAGEDTTDRDVVARALADVGMERHTGRRFTELSGGERQRVLLARAFAQQPDVLVLDEPTNHLDIRHQVELLALLRAGRRTTLVSLHDLNAAASVCDRLHVLHDGRVVASGPPREVLRPALLAEVFGVRATVVDHPLTGDPLIAFDHRAPAADIGAP from the coding sequence TTGAGGATCGACATCGAGGACCTGCACGTCGCCTACGACGGCCGTACGGTCGTGGCGGGTGCCCAACTGGTCGCCGCCGAGGGCGAGATCACCGGCCTCGTCGGGCCGAACGGCAGCGGCAAGTCCACACTCCTGCGCACCGTGTACCGGCATCTGAAGCCGGCCGCCGGCCGGGTCCTGCTGTCCGGCGCCGACCTGCGCCGGCTGAGCCCGGCCGAGGCGGCCCGCCATGTCGCGGCACTCCCGCAGGAGCGGGGCGGCGACTTCGAGCTGACCGTGCGCGAGGTCGTCGCCATGGGCCGTACGCCCTACAAGCGGGCCTTCGCCGGGGAGGACACCACCGACCGGGACGTCGTCGCCCGCGCCCTCGCGGACGTCGGCATGGAGCGGCACACCGGGCGCCGCTTCACGGAACTGTCCGGCGGGGAGCGCCAACGCGTCCTGCTGGCCCGCGCCTTCGCCCAGCAGCCGGACGTCCTGGTCCTGGACGAGCCCACCAACCACCTCGACATCCGGCACCAGGTCGAACTCCTCGCCCTGCTGCGGGCGGGACGCCGGACGACCCTGGTGTCGCTGCACGACCTCAACGCCGCGGCCTCCGTCTGCGACCGGCTGCACGTCCTGCACGACGGCCGGGTGGTCGCCTCCGGCCCGCCCCGCGAGGTGCTGCGGCCGGCCTTGCTGGCCGAGGTGTTCGGCGTACGGGCGACCGTCGTCGACCATCCGCTGACCGGCGACCCGCTCATCGCCTTCGATCACCGGGCCCCCGCGGCAGACATCGGCGCGCCCTGA